One region of Miscanthus floridulus cultivar M001 chromosome 19, ASM1932011v1, whole genome shotgun sequence genomic DNA includes:
- the LOC136529437 gene encoding uncharacterized protein, with translation MSSLSRFLRPTKNGGGAGGGDDGGGGGYFDGVALEVTVLSADSLRLPPSYSPLPRRLRPYVTVSSSDAPGSACSTAVAPGGGGGGEHAWGDTLVVPVGAGFLEGHAHVHVAVLSEPACRLVGATPLGWCGIPAADVLDGLRPPRALRRLSYSLRCPRRGGVGGAPGPPAWGHGVVHLAVRVLGLRDDAPATTTAGAAATTTTPVPAPVQQGWCRVAMGIPVSGASSAAASAVVGMPLSSWGASATSR, from the coding sequence ATGTCGTCGTTGTCGCGGTTCCTGCGGCCCACCAagaacggcggcggcgccggtggcggggacgatggcggcggcggcgggtactTTGACGGCGTCGCGCTGGAGGTGACGGTCCTGTCGGCGGACTCGCTGCGCCTGCCGCCGTCCTACTCGCCGCTGCCGCGCCGGCTGCGGCCGTACGTGACCGTGTCGTCGTCGGACGCGCCGGGCTCGGCCTGCAGCACGGCGGTggcgccgggcggcggcggcggcggcgagcacgcGTGGGGCGACACGCTCGTCGTCCCCGTGGGCGCGGGCTTCCTCGAGGGCCACGCCCACGTCCACGTCGCCGTGCTGTCCGAGCCCGCCTGCCGGCTCGTCGGCGCCACGCCGCTGGGCTGGTGCGGCATCCCCGCGGCCGACGTGCTCGACGGCCTCCGCCCGCCGCGTGCGCTCCGCCGGCTCAGCTACTCGCTGCGCTGCCCGCGACGCGGCGGGGTCGGGGGCGCACCGGGCCCGCCCGCGTGGGGCCACGGCGTCGTGCACCTCGCCGTGCGCGTGCTCGGCCTCCGTGACGACgcgccggcgacgacgacggctggTGCGGCCGCGACCACCACGACGCCGGTGCCGGCGCCGGTGCAGCAGGGCTGGTGCCGCGTGGCGATGGGCATCCCGGTGTCCGGGGCGTCGTCCGCGGCCGCGTCGGCCGTCGTCGGGATGCCCTTGTCGTCGTGGGGCGCCAGCGCCACGTCACGGTGA